From a region of the uncultured Desulfatiglans sp. genome:
- a CDS encoding conserved exported hypothetical protein (Evidence 4 : Unknown function but conserved in other organisms) — protein MKKGPWVILCGVLFFFSGAATAAVGISDIDRVSVSMSRSEVRSILGEPDEISQMGELKIELYHVTGASPLVSAGYIYEDEAMLGGHAFVFHGELKDQSAGLLKEAGFALLDPEGDLGHLEGKDDDTGRPVVITIDVNEGLTTIMAFEKGFYERKVDR, from the coding sequence ATGAAAAAGGGTCCATGGGTCATTTTGTGTGGCGTTCTGTTCTTTTTCTCAGGGGCGGCGACTGCCGCCGTAGGTATTTCGGACATCGATCGGGTCAGTGTGTCGATGTCCAGAAGCGAGGTGCGCTCCATCCTGGGGGAACCCGATGAGATCTCTCAGATGGGAGAGCTGAAGATCGAACTGTACCATGTCACCGGTGCAAGTCCCTTGGTGAGCGCCGGCTATATTTATGAAGATGAAGCGATGCTTGGTGGGCACGCCTTCGTTTTCCATGGGGAGTTGAAGGATCAGTCGGCGGGCCTGCTGAAGGAGGCTGGTTTTGCACTTCTGGATCCTGAAGGGGACCTTGGTCATTTGGAGGGTAAAGACGACGATACGGGTCGCCCGGTGGTCATTACGATCGATGTGAATGAAGGCCTGACGACCATCATGGCCTTCGAAAAAGGGTTTTACGAGCGAAAGGTGGATCGGTAG
- a CDS encoding PEGA domain protein: protein MKIWKRLCIIIGLITSFAGGCSTPVLKQDIPVSTNPMGAKMYADGQYVGTTPGTVSLERTRSHILTLQKENYRQEDVVIQKLYQKDRAYLKAIQSGVHSGLFFKDPAMGVGSSMSSLDAQEKTGEAYVLTPSAVKVTLTPVGSAGGAASLEQAVDTPANGVPAEQAAGTDEAAQMSHKELVREVVKIGADAALSQANPLEKKVKTSSSSKEYVTADGTRVKKESSASVGVGVNPAGLVNAIDALFK, encoded by the coding sequence ATGAAGATCTGGAAGCGGCTCTGTATCATCATAGGACTGATCACCTCGTTCGCCGGCGGATGCAGCACACCGGTCCTGAAGCAGGACATTCCGGTTTCGACCAATCCCATGGGGGCGAAGATGTATGCCGATGGGCAATACGTTGGAACAACCCCGGGCACGGTTTCGCTCGAGCGGACCCGCAGCCATATCCTCACCCTGCAAAAAGAGAACTACCGCCAGGAGGATGTGGTGATCCAAAAATTATACCAGAAAGACAGGGCCTACCTGAAAGCGATTCAATCAGGTGTTCATTCCGGGCTCTTTTTCAAGGATCCCGCCATGGGCGTCGGGAGCAGTATGAGTTCCCTCGATGCGCAGGAGAAGACAGGCGAGGCCTATGTATTGACCCCGTCCGCTGTAAAGGTGACCTTGACACCTGTAGGGAGCGCGGGCGGGGCGGCTTCTCTGGAACAGGCGGTTGACACCCCGGCAAACGGCGTCCCCGCGGAGCAGGCGGCCGGCACCGACGAGGCGGCCCAGATGAGCCATAAGGAACTGGTGCGCGAAGTGGTCAAGATCGGTGCTGATGCGGCTTTGAGCCAGGCAAATCCACTCGAAAAAAAGGTGAAGACCTCTTCGTCGTCGAAGGAGTACGTCACCGCAGACGGAACCAGGGTCAAGAAGGAATCGAGCGCGTCGGTCGGTGTAGGCGTCAACCCGGCTGGTCTGGTCAACGCCATCGATGCCCTGTTCAAATAG